One part of the Rhodococcus oxybenzonivorans genome encodes these proteins:
- a CDS encoding alpha-1,4-glucan--maltose-1-phosphate maltosyltransferase: MTGRLGIDDVMPDISGGRYPAKAVVGEVFPVRAKVWREGHDAVAATLAVRGPRTASSGGSATFRIPMNPGPAPDTVDGSFTPTSEGMWTFRIEAWSDPITTWKHAVEAKLSVGQGPSELANDLENGARLFERAAKGVPRNDRSRLIGVAASLRSEHPLGERVAPAFGSDVAELLRAHPLRDLVTRSEAHSVLVDRTRALFGSWYEFFPRSTGGWDENGKPRHGTFATSAAALPRIAAMGFDVVYLPPIHPIGVINRKGPNNTLTPGPDDVGSPWAIGSAEGGHDAIHPELGTMQDFEAFVAAARALDLEVAIDLALQCAPDHPWARDHPEWFTVLPDGTIAYAENPPKKYQDIYPVNFDNDKDGIYAEVLRVVRHWIAAGVKIFRVDNPHTKPPDFWEWLIAEVKKTDPDVLFLSEAFTRPARLYGLARRGFTQSYTYFTWRTAKWELTEFGNEIAAKADEARPNLFVNTPDILHESLQTGGPGMFALRAALAATLSPTWGVYSGYELYEHLPVRPGSEEYLDSEKYQLRPRDFEGAAARGESLEPWLTALNRIRRQHPALQQLRNLHFHHVDNDALIAYSKFDATTGDAVLTVINLNPFGAEQGTVWLDMPALGRDWHDHLPVLDEVTGEQYHWGQANFVRLEPWRSVAHILALPSIPYPARTKLAYRGGT; encoded by the coding sequence GTGACAGGTCGACTCGGCATCGACGACGTGATGCCCGACATCTCGGGCGGGCGTTACCCTGCCAAGGCTGTTGTCGGGGAGGTATTTCCCGTGCGGGCGAAGGTATGGCGGGAGGGGCACGATGCCGTGGCCGCCACTCTCGCGGTGCGAGGACCCCGTACTGCATCCTCCGGCGGATCGGCGACCTTTCGCATTCCCATGAACCCTGGACCTGCGCCTGACACCGTCGACGGTTCCTTCACGCCCACCAGTGAAGGAATGTGGACCTTCCGGATCGAGGCGTGGAGCGACCCGATCACCACCTGGAAGCATGCCGTGGAGGCCAAGCTCTCGGTCGGGCAGGGGCCGTCCGAGCTGGCCAACGATCTGGAGAACGGCGCCCGGCTGTTCGAGCGTGCCGCCAAGGGTGTCCCGCGGAACGACCGTTCGCGGCTGATCGGTGTCGCCGCATCGTTGCGGTCCGAGCATCCGCTCGGCGAGCGGGTGGCCCCGGCATTCGGTTCGGACGTCGCCGAACTTCTGCGGGCGCATCCCTTACGTGATCTGGTCACCAGAAGTGAAGCGCACAGTGTCCTCGTCGACCGCACACGGGCGCTCTTCGGGTCGTGGTACGAATTCTTCCCCCGGTCGACGGGAGGCTGGGACGAGAACGGGAAGCCCCGGCACGGCACCTTCGCCACCTCCGCCGCCGCCCTCCCCCGGATCGCGGCCATGGGCTTCGACGTCGTGTACCTGCCGCCCATCCACCCGATCGGCGTGATCAACCGCAAGGGACCCAACAACACGCTGACTCCCGGGCCGGACGACGTGGGCTCGCCGTGGGCGATCGGATCGGCCGAAGGCGGTCACGACGCGATACATCCGGAGCTCGGAACGATGCAGGATTTCGAGGCGTTCGTCGCTGCGGCGCGCGCACTCGACCTCGAAGTCGCCATCGACCTCGCGCTGCAGTGCGCGCCCGACCATCCGTGGGCGCGGGACCATCCGGAATGGTTCACGGTCCTTCCGGACGGGACCATCGCCTACGCGGAGAACCCGCCGAAGAAGTACCAGGACATCTATCCGGTCAACTTCGACAACGACAAGGACGGCATCTACGCGGAGGTGCTGCGCGTGGTGCGGCACTGGATCGCCGCGGGGGTGAAAATCTTCCGGGTCGACAACCCGCACACCAAGCCACCGGACTTCTGGGAGTGGCTGATCGCGGAGGTCAAGAAGACCGACCCGGACGTGTTGTTCCTGTCCGAGGCATTCACCCGGCCGGCGCGACTGTACGGACTGGCCCGGCGCGGGTTCACTCAGTCGTACACCTATTTCACGTGGCGAACGGCCAAATGGGAGTTGACCGAATTCGGCAACGAGATCGCAGCGAAGGCCGACGAGGCGCGGCCCAACCTCTTCGTCAACACCCCGGACATCCTGCACGAGAGCCTGCAAACCGGCGGTCCCGGCATGTTCGCGTTGCGCGCCGCACTGGCCGCGACTCTGTCACCGACGTGGGGCGTCTACTCGGGTTACGAACTGTACGAGCACCTTCCGGTGCGTCCGGGGAGTGAGGAGTATCTCGACTCGGAGAAGTACCAGCTGCGCCCCCGGGATTTCGAAGGTGCCGCCGCCCGCGGTGAGTCCCTCGAACCATGGCTCACCGCGCTCAACCGCATCCGCCGTCAGCACCCGGCGTTGCAGCAGCTGCGAAACCTGCACTTCCATCACGTCGACAACGACGCACTCATCGCATACTCGAAGTTCGATGCGACCACGGGTGACGCCGTGCTGACGGTGATCAACCTCAATCCGTTCGGCGCCGAGCAGGGAACGGTGTGGCTCGACATGCCGGCACTCGGACGTGACTGGCACGACCACCTACCCGTGCTCGACGAGGTCACCGGGGAGCAATACCACTGGGGGCAGGCGAACTTCGTACGTCTCGAGCCCTGGCGTTCGGTGGCCCATATTCTGGCTCTGCCGTCCATCCCCTATCCGGCCAGGACGAAGCTGGCATACCGCGGAGGTACATAG